One window of the Chryseobacterium camelliae genome contains the following:
- a CDS encoding helix-turn-helix domain-containing protein → MLQPLIFEDHYKKLGLEFFFGEHPGIVNSDKFRHDVKIFFIPAGYELTVDFNHFRTQKPNLFFLSNQQVNIEYGKDEAALLYYNRDFYCIQIHDKEVACDGLLFHNVFEIPFVELDDQEAAVVKNIFSNIQHELEWKDSSAEEMIRTYVKQLIIRSTRMWKRQHLDQDKIRISGHELDIFRDFSRYLEIHFREKHNVSEYADLLHIAPKTLSHKFRALQLESPNQLIINRILLEAKRLLLYTDKPVKEIAHHLGYDDPAYFNRLFTQKTENTPANFRKNYLSGKKYNR, encoded by the coding sequence ATGCTGCAACCGCTCATTTTTGAAGACCATTATAAGAAGCTTGGGCTCGAATTCTTTTTCGGTGAACATCCCGGAATTGTTAACAGCGATAAATTCCGTCATGACGTGAAAATATTTTTTATTCCGGCGGGCTATGAACTTACCGTTGATTTTAATCATTTCAGGACCCAAAAACCTAATCTTTTTTTCCTCAGCAACCAACAGGTAAATATAGAGTACGGTAAAGATGAAGCGGCTCTGCTCTATTATAACCGCGATTTTTATTGCATACAGATCCATGACAAAGAAGTAGCCTGTGACGGGCTCCTGTTTCATAATGTTTTTGAAATCCCGTTTGTAGAACTTGACGATCAGGAAGCAGCCGTTGTAAAAAATATATTCAGCAACATACAGCATGAACTGGAATGGAAAGATTCCTCTGCAGAGGAGATGATCCGCACCTACGTGAAACAGCTGATCATAAGATCTACCAGAATGTGGAAGAGGCAGCATCTGGATCAGGACAAAATCAGGATTTCCGGTCATGAGCTGGACATTTTCAGGGACTTCAGCAGGTATCTTGAAATTCATTTCAGGGAGAAGCACAACGTTTCAGAGTACGCAGACCTTCTGCATATTGCTCCAAAAACACTGAGCCATAAGTTCAGAGCTTTACAACTGGAAAGCCCGAACCAGCTGATCATCAACAGGATTTTACTGGAAGCCAAAAGGTTATTGCTGTATACCGATAAACCTGTTAAAGAAATTGCCCATCATCTGGGTTATGATGATCCGGCGTATTTCAACAGGCTTTTTACCCAAAAGACAGAAAATACGCCTGCCAATTTCAGGAAAAACTACCTTTCGGGAAAAAAGTACAATAGGTAG
- a CDS encoding pseudouridine synthase: MLEILYRDEHLIAINKPSGLLVHKSFYSGEADTYAIQELRNQIGQKVYPVHRLDRKTSGVLLFTLDKDTLRAMSDQFATREVEKKYITILRGWTKEEETIDYDLINENEVKQNAVTYYRRLQTSEIDLPFLKHQTSRYSLVEAIPETGRFHQLRKHFKHILHPILGCRKHGCNKQNKLLLQTFNMTRMTLHAYQLAFTHPITHERIHVIATIDEEFKKVGDTLGLDLNAYVRNH, from the coding sequence ATGTTAGAAATCCTGTACCGTGACGAACATCTTATTGCTATCAACAAACCCAGCGGACTGCTGGTGCATAAATCTTTTTACTCGGGAGAAGCGGATACGTACGCTATTCAGGAGCTGAGGAACCAGATCGGACAAAAAGTATATCCGGTACACCGTTTAGACCGTAAAACTTCAGGCGTTCTGCTGTTCACTTTGGATAAAGATACACTCAGGGCCATGAGTGATCAGTTTGCCACAAGGGAAGTTGAAAAGAAATACATCACCATTCTCCGTGGCTGGACGAAAGAAGAAGAAACGATTGATTATGATTTGATTAACGAAAATGAAGTGAAGCAGAATGCCGTGACTTACTACCGCCGTCTGCAGACTTCAGAAATCGATTTGCCTTTTTTAAAACACCAGACTTCCAGATATTCTCTGGTGGAAGCTATTCCGGAAACAGGACGGTTTCATCAGTTAAGAAAACATTTTAAACACATTCTGCATCCCATCTTAGGATGCCGTAAACACGGATGCAACAAACAGAACAAATTGTTGCTGCAGACTTTTAATATGACCAGAATGACCCTTCACGCTTATCAGCTTGCTTTTACTCATCCTATTACCCATGAAAGGATACATGTAATTGCTACGATTGATGAAGAATTCAAAAAAGTAGGGGATACCCTCGGTCTTGATCTGAATGCGTATGTCAGGAATCATTAA
- a CDS encoding OsmC family protein encodes MKRNATAVWTGTVKEGKGHLTTQSTTLNQTQYSFNSRFEEGVGTNPEELLAAAHAGCFTMKLSAELTQAGFTPEELTTKSVVTLDPSAGKITKSELTLTAKVPGISEEEFQKHAKTAEKECPVSAAFNFEITLNATLA; translated from the coding sequence ATGAAACGCAATGCAACAGCCGTTTGGACCGGAACCGTAAAAGAAGGAAAAGGCCACCTTACTACCCAGAGCACAACTTTGAACCAGACCCAATACTCTTTCAACAGCCGTTTTGAAGAAGGTGTGGGAACCAACCCTGAAGAATTACTGGCTGCAGCCCATGCAGGATGCTTCACGATGAAACTGAGCGCGGAGCTTACTCAGGCAGGATTTACGCCTGAGGAACTGACTACTAAATCTGTGGTAACCCTTGATCCAAGTGCCGGAAAAATTACAAAATCGGAACTGACATTAACAGCAAAAGTACCGGGAATCTCTGAAGAAGAATTCCAGAAGCATGCAAAAACAGCAGAGAAAGAATGTCCGGTAAGCGCCGCTTTCAATTTTGAAATTACGCTTAATGCTACATTAGCCTAA
- a CDS encoding sensor histidine kinase: protein MKIATRTALIYALLTAGILFIFAYVLYFVSENNRKDEFNDRLGYKIIWRAEFIFDAHIDGYKLKTLHERNKKMLNEADISVYNSKKELIFTDIKPSSKNPYYLDKLIRTGRDKLIWQRGDRQYMAFRYQFDDDNYYIIGSAVDVTGLAHIREFREDIIIVYIISVLVIFIIGFLFSYYTLKPLKDIILQIRDISEHNLHKRLIVPKAKDEIYELTETFNSTFNRLEKSFSNHRQFVTTISHEFRTPLSTLIAELELAKELNVTLDDYKISIDNALQDATHASQLSSALLDFARASYDVSQISFTDVRLDEILADAKVDLLQKNPDYRIGIHYTDSLADKDESNYDFYGNPYLLQIAFLNLMENACKYSADKSCRVEIEVQNKTLEIRFIDQGIGIAEQERNKIFDLFYRGTNKNYGTGNGIGLSIVKRIVEMHQGQISLDSHPEQGSTFRIRFVSENKKSSLNQTALH, encoded by the coding sequence ATGAAGATTGCTACCAGAACCGCCCTCATTTATGCACTCCTTACTGCAGGAATACTCTTCATTTTTGCCTATGTCCTCTATTTCGTATCGGAAAACAACAGGAAAGATGAATTCAATGACCGCTTAGGTTATAAGATTATCTGGAGGGCTGAATTTATTTTTGATGCGCATATTGACGGTTACAAACTAAAAACGCTCCACGAAAGGAATAAAAAAATGCTGAACGAGGCTGATATCAGTGTGTACAACAGCAAAAAGGAACTGATCTTCACCGATATAAAGCCGAGCTCAAAAAATCCATATTACCTCGACAAGCTTATCAGAACAGGGAGAGATAAACTGATCTGGCAGAGAGGAGACCGGCAGTACATGGCTTTCCGGTATCAATTCGATGACGACAATTACTATATTATCGGGAGTGCGGTAGATGTTACGGGCCTGGCTCATATCCGGGAGTTCCGGGAAGATATTATTATCGTCTATATCATTTCCGTGCTGGTAATCTTTATCATCGGATTCTTATTTTCTTACTATACCCTGAAACCGCTGAAAGACATTATCCTTCAGATCCGGGATATTTCAGAGCATAACCTTCATAAACGGCTGATAGTCCCCAAAGCCAAAGATGAAATTTACGAGCTCACCGAAACTTTTAATTCTACATTTAACCGGCTGGAAAAATCATTCAGTAACCACCGCCAGTTTGTGACTACCATTTCGCATGAATTCCGAACCCCGCTTTCAACGCTGATTGCTGAACTGGAGCTGGCCAAGGAGCTGAATGTGACGCTGGATGATTATAAAATTTCGATTGATAATGCCCTCCAGGATGCTACCCATGCTTCACAGCTTTCTTCAGCACTCCTTGATTTTGCCAGGGCCAGTTATGATGTTTCCCAGATCAGTTTCACCGATGTGCGCCTGGATGAAATCCTCGCGGATGCTAAAGTTGACCTGCTTCAGAAGAATCCGGATTACCGCATCGGAATCCATTATACGGATAGCCTTGCTGATAAGGATGAAAGTAATTATGACTTTTATGGAAATCCCTATCTGCTTCAGATTGCATTTCTGAATTTAATGGAAAATGCCTGCAAGTATTCCGCGGACAAAAGTTGCCGGGTAGAAATAGAAGTGCAGAATAAAACCCTGGAGATAAGGTTTATCGATCAGGGAATCGGCATTGCTGAGCAGGAACGAAATAAAATCTTCGACCTGTTCTACCGCGGCACCAATAAAAATTACGGAACAGGAAACGGGATCGGCCTCTCTATCGTTAAAAGAATCGTAGAAATGCATCAGGGACAAATTTCTCTGGATTCTCATCCTGAACAAGGAAGCACATTCAGGATCCGGTTTGTGTCTGAAAACAAAAAAAGCAGTCTAAACCAGACTGCCTTGCATTGA
- a CDS encoding PaaI family thioesterase, giving the protein MDKLEILRSFTGKEFTGSPSPFMRWLNPVVLSAEEGEISFQYTVRAEWLNPMGNLHGGVTAAIIDDSIGATMFTLNKKDFIVTVNNSIDYFSTAKENDHIIAETKIIKRGKQFVNAQCEIWNADKTRLIARGTSNLFKINT; this is encoded by the coding sequence ATGGATAAACTGGAAATCCTCCGGTCCTTTACCGGAAAAGAGTTTACAGGCTCACCCTCTCCTTTTATGCGCTGGCTGAATCCTGTTGTGCTTTCTGCAGAAGAAGGCGAAATATCATTTCAGTATACGGTAAGGGCAGAATGGCTCAACCCGATGGGCAACCTTCATGGTGGTGTTACTGCTGCAATCATAGACGACAGTATTGGCGCTACTATGTTTACACTGAATAAGAAAGACTTTATTGTTACGGTAAATAACAGTATTGATTATTTTTCAACAGCCAAAGAAAATGATCATATTATAGCCGAAACGAAAATTATTAAAAGAGGGAAACAGTTTGTGAACGCGCAATGCGAAATATGGAATGCAGACAAAACACGCCTTATCGCGAGGGGAACCTCTAATCTTTTTAAAATCAATACCTAA
- the fabF gene encoding beta-ketoacyl-ACP synthase II produces the protein MKRVVITGLGAVTPLGNNVEEFWQNSIKGVSGAGKITHFNPEKFKVDFACEVKNFDPKVHLTHNEIKRSDLFSQYAMYSAAEALKDSGLELETMDPFDTGVVWGTGQGGMWTFENEVMNFAQGDGTPRFNPFFVPKFIANMASGMISMKFGLQGINYTTISACATGNTALMDAFNYIRLGKAKVMVSGGSEAAISPASVGGFSIMKAMSTRNDDCATASRPYDADRDGFVMGEGAGALILEEYEHARARGAKIYAELAGAAMTADAYHMTAPHPDGVGAIKAMQLALKEAGANTEDIDYLNPHATSTPMGDLVELNGIHTLFKGSKNLDISATKSMTGHLLGAAGAAEAILSVKAIENGIIPPTINLHKLDENIPKEVNIIFGEAKEKKINFALSNAFGFGGHNATLVFKKFQ, from the coding sequence ATGAAGAGAGTTGTTATTACAGGACTGGGCGCAGTAACGCCTTTGGGAAATAATGTAGAAGAATTCTGGCAGAACAGCATCAAAGGAGTGAGCGGTGCCGGTAAAATTACCCATTTCAATCCTGAAAAATTCAAGGTGGACTTTGCCTGTGAAGTGAAGAACTTTGATCCTAAAGTGCACCTTACCCATAATGAAATCAAAAGAAGTGACCTGTTTTCACAATACGCCATGTATTCTGCTGCTGAAGCCCTGAAAGACTCCGGTCTTGAGCTGGAAACTATGGATCCTTTTGATACCGGTGTAGTCTGGGGAACCGGACAGGGCGGTATGTGGACTTTTGAAAATGAAGTGATGAATTTTGCACAGGGCGACGGAACGCCAAGGTTCAATCCGTTTTTTGTCCCTAAATTCATCGCCAACATGGCTTCCGGAATGATTTCCATGAAGTTTGGCCTTCAGGGCATTAATTACACGACTATTTCAGCATGTGCAACAGGGAACACCGCACTGATGGATGCTTTTAACTACATCCGTTTAGGCAAAGCGAAAGTGATGGTAAGCGGAGGTTCCGAAGCTGCCATTTCTCCGGCCTCTGTCGGCGGTTTCTCTATTATGAAGGCCATGTCTACCCGGAATGATGATTGTGCAACGGCGAGTCGTCCGTACGATGCAGACCGTGACGGTTTTGTGATGGGAGAAGGGGCAGGAGCGCTGATCCTGGAAGAATATGAACATGCCAGAGCAAGAGGAGCGAAAATTTATGCGGAACTTGCCGGAGCTGCCATGACTGCGGATGCCTATCACATGACGGCACCTCATCCGGACGGAGTGGGAGCGATTAAAGCGATGCAGCTGGCCCTGAAGGAAGCCGGGGCCAATACAGAAGATATCGATTACCTGAATCCTCATGCAACCTCTACCCCCATGGGAGACCTGGTAGAGCTTAACGGGATCCATACTTTATTTAAAGGAAGTAAAAACCTCGATATCAGTGCTACGAAGTCCATGACCGGGCATTTGCTCGGGGCCGCCGGTGCTGCGGAAGCGATCTTATCCGTCAAAGCCATTGAGAACGGGATCATCCCGCCGACGATCAATCTTCACAAACTTGACGAAAATATTCCGAAAGAAGTTAACATTATATTCGGAGAGGCGAAAGAAAAAAAGATCAATTTTGCATTAAGCAATGCCTTCGGTTTCGGCGGGCACAATGCTACCCTGGTGTTTAAAAAGTTTCAGTAA
- the msrB gene encoding peptide-methionine (R)-S-oxide reductase MsrB, whose protein sequence is MEHEAKNNPYYSRTDRSKLDIPNEEWRKYLSPDLYAISREASTERPFTGKYNEFDELGEYYCAVCGNHLFRSDAKFSSSCGWPSFFEADEEGVYYKRDTAFGMERVEVLCKRCDSHLGHVFDDGPRPTGLRYCMNSVSLEFIPDTQN, encoded by the coding sequence ATGGAACACGAAGCAAAAAACAATCCATACTATTCCCGGACAGATCGTTCAAAACTGGATATTCCTAATGAAGAATGGAGAAAGTATCTTTCTCCCGATTTATATGCGATTTCCAGGGAAGCTTCTACAGAGCGTCCTTTTACGGGAAAGTACAATGAATTCGACGAATTAGGCGAGTATTATTGTGCGGTATGCGGCAACCATTTGTTCCGTTCAGATGCCAAGTTCTCAAGCAGCTGCGGCTGGCCGAGCTTCTTTGAAGCGGATGAGGAAGGGGTCTATTACAAAAGGGATACAGCTTTCGGAATGGAGAGGGTAGAGGTGCTCTGCAAAAGGTGTGATTCCCACTTGGGACATGTTTTCGATGATGGGCCCAGACCTACGGGATTAAGGTATTGTATGAACTCCGTCAGTTTGGAATTTATTCCGGATACTCAAAATTAA
- a CDS encoding Dabb family protein: MERRKFLFRSVQASAFLLFSGNILASALPMFNPVKKKKVYFHYLLFWLRKDLSEAEVKEFENFFKGLAKLPYQKNLRYGKPAASSPRSVLDNSFTYNASMEFDSLEELEAYGQLPEHLALVKQYKPFFERMLVHDTVYNA, from the coding sequence ATGGAAAGAAGAAAATTTTTATTCCGCTCAGTACAGGCTTCGGCATTCCTGCTGTTTTCAGGGAATATACTGGCCTCTGCTTTACCTATGTTTAACCCCGTAAAAAAGAAAAAAGTGTATTTCCATTATTTGTTATTCTGGCTCAGAAAAGATCTTTCTGAAGCTGAGGTGAAAGAATTTGAGAACTTCTTCAAAGGGCTTGCAAAGCTACCTTATCAGAAAAATCTCCGTTACGGAAAACCCGCAGCGTCCAGTCCGAGAAGTGTTCTGGATAACAGCTTTACGTACAATGCCTCCATGGAATTCGACAGCCTGGAAGAATTGGAAGCGTACGGGCAACTTCCGGAGCACCTGGCCCTCGTAAAGCAATACAAGCCATTCTTCGAAAGAATGCTGGTTCATGATACCGTTTATAACGCATAA
- a CDS encoding murein L,D-transpeptidase catalytic domain family protein, with product MNSAKAESTVSSSEELYKSIPFETGHELNEEVFFKAMTGFENLKKAGLLNQDSHLLTVCDFSMSSNTKRLWVIDMNEKKVLFNSLVAHGKNTGDEFATNFSNTESSLQSSLGFYITDATYQGDNGYSLKLLGMDKGFNDAAYRRAIVMHGADYVSDQFAAVHKRIGRSWGCPAVPRDLTQPIINTIKGRNCLFIYYPDQNYLSRSEWLKG from the coding sequence ATGAACTCTGCAAAAGCAGAAAGCACAGTATCTTCATCCGAAGAACTTTACAAATCTATCCCCTTTGAAACAGGGCATGAACTTAACGAAGAGGTTTTCTTTAAAGCGATGACCGGGTTTGAAAACCTGAAGAAAGCCGGGTTATTAAACCAGGATTCGCATCTCCTGACGGTATGCGATTTTTCTATGTCTTCCAATACCAAGAGACTTTGGGTAATCGACATGAACGAGAAGAAAGTCCTGTTCAATTCTTTGGTAGCGCATGGTAAAAATACAGGCGACGAGTTTGCGACGAATTTTTCTAACACGGAAAGTTCGTTGCAGAGCAGCCTTGGATTTTATATCACAGATGCAACGTACCAGGGAGACAACGGGTATTCTCTGAAACTGTTGGGCATGGACAAAGGATTTAATGATGCCGCTTACAGAAGGGCAATCGTAATGCACGGAGCAGATTACGTTAGCGACCAGTTTGCTGCTGTGCACAAGAGAATCGGGAGAAGCTGGGGTTGCCCGGCAGTCCCGAGAGACCTTACACAGCCGATCATCAATACCATCAAAGGAAGGAACTGCCTCTTTATCTATTATCCGGACCAGAATTACCTTTCGAGGTCGGAATGGTTAAAAGGGTAA
- a CDS encoding TetR/AcrR family transcriptional regulator, protein MSKAEKTRQFIIEKTAVLFNTKGYLSTSLSDISEATGLTKGSIYGNFENKDEVALAVFRYNYGILRKNMQEVMKEEYPTVSDQLYALVSFYRNHWPLVFKTGGCPLMNAATEADDTFPALSSQVKNSFESWIAAITEIIRSGQEKNEFSMTIDTEEYASLSVTLIEGGILLSKSTGNEKHLHYALDRVLQLITEIQKNSYY, encoded by the coding sequence ATGTCTAAAGCAGAAAAGACAAGACAGTTCATCATCGAGAAAACTGCCGTTTTGTTCAACACCAAAGGTTACCTTTCTACATCGTTATCTGATATCAGCGAGGCTACAGGATTGACAAAAGGAAGTATCTACGGGAATTTCGAAAATAAAGACGAAGTAGCGCTTGCCGTATTCCGGTATAATTACGGAATACTAAGGAAGAACATGCAGGAAGTTATGAAAGAAGAATACCCTACAGTCTCAGATCAGCTGTATGCGCTTGTATCGTTCTACCGCAACCATTGGCCGCTGGTCTTTAAAACCGGGGGCTGTCCGCTGATGAATGCAGCTACAGAGGCGGATGATACTTTTCCCGCACTCAGCAGCCAGGTGAAGAATTCTTTTGAATCATGGATCGCAGCCATTACAGAAATCATCAGGTCCGGACAGGAAAAAAATGAATTCAGCATGACCATTGATACAGAGGAATATGCTTCCCTGTCGGTCACTTTGATAGAAGGCGGCATCCTGCTCTCCAAAAGCACAGGAAATGAAAAGCACCTGCATTATGCGCTGGACCGGGTCTTACAACTGATTACCGAAATACAAAAAAATTCCTATTATTAA
- a CDS encoding quinone-dependent dihydroorotate dehydrogenase, which translates to MYKSLIRPVLFKFDPEAVHHFTFSMLKNFGFLTRIFFPEPIADKRLEREVFGLKFKNPVGLAAGFDKNAVLFNELADLGFGFVEIGTVTPKAQAGNPRKRLFRLIEDGGIINRMGFNNDGLEAAIGKLKGNKGKIIIGGNIGKNTDTAPENYTRDYLECFEGLHPYVDYFVLNVSCPNVGSHAKLEDVEYLRELITEVKKINQSKAVQKPVLLKIAPDLNDHQLDEIIGLIAETKIDGVIVSNTSVNKEGLKTPPEVLAEIGNGGLSGKPIRERSTRMIRYLSEKSNRAFPIIGVGGIHSAKDAIEKLDAGASLVQLYTGFIYEGPELINDINREVLKRASRLPR; encoded by the coding sequence ATGTACAAATCGCTGATCCGTCCGGTCCTTTTTAAGTTTGATCCTGAAGCCGTGCATCATTTTACCTTTTCGATGCTTAAAAATTTTGGTTTTCTTACCCGGATATTTTTCCCTGAACCTATTGCCGACAAACGGCTCGAAAGAGAAGTGTTCGGACTGAAATTCAAAAATCCTGTAGGCCTTGCGGCCGGATTCGATAAGAATGCCGTCCTGTTCAATGAACTGGCTGACCTTGGTTTCGGATTCGTGGAAATCGGTACGGTTACACCGAAGGCACAGGCAGGAAATCCCAGAAAAAGACTGTTCAGGCTGATTGAAGACGGCGGAATCATTAACCGGATGGGCTTTAACAATGACGGGCTGGAAGCTGCCATTGGAAAACTGAAAGGCAATAAAGGCAAAATCATCATCGGCGGAAATATCGGGAAAAATACAGATACCGCCCCGGAAAACTACACCCGGGATTATCTGGAGTGCTTTGAAGGCCTTCATCCATATGTGGATTATTTTGTCCTGAATGTCAGCTGCCCGAATGTAGGAAGCCATGCGAAACTGGAAGATGTGGAATACCTGCGGGAACTGATTACAGAAGTTAAAAAAATCAACCAATCCAAAGCCGTTCAGAAACCGGTCCTTTTAAAAATTGCCCCGGATTTGAATGACCATCAGCTGGATGAAATCATCGGCCTTATTGCAGAAACAAAAATTGACGGAGTCATTGTTTCCAACACGTCTGTTAACAAGGAAGGCCTGAAAACACCACCGGAAGTGCTGGCGGAGATCGGAAACGGCGGATTGAGCGGAAAACCGATCCGGGAACGCAGCACCAGAATGATCCGTTATCTCTCAGAAAAAAGCAACCGGGCATTTCCTATCATTGGTGTGGGTGGAATTCATTCGGCGAAAGATGCCATTGAGAAACTGGATGCCGGCGCAAGCCTGGTTCAGCTGTATACCGGATTTATATACGAGGGTCCTGAGCTGATCAATGATATTAACCGCGAAGTGCTTAAAAGGGCAAGCCGGTTACCGAGATAG
- a CDS encoding response regulator transcription factor — protein sequence MKILIIEDNARVSSLLKRGLESQGYQIYISEDAEDALIMTTRIGFDLIITDIMLPQMSGTEFCKMIKNKQPDLPIIMLTALGTIDEKIEGFDAGADDYMVKPFEIRELYARIKAVLLRKSSLPKHSDTKDILQYHHLVIHQNTNRVFRDGKEIILTPKEFKLLVFLMSHSDRILTREEIAENVWGNHFDTGTNYIDVYIAYLRKKIDRDFDEKLIHTKPGVGFIFTRNL from the coding sequence ATGAAGATTTTAATCATAGAAGACAATGCCCGGGTTTCCTCATTGCTGAAACGCGGCCTGGAAAGCCAGGGATATCAGATCTATATTTCGGAAGATGCGGAAGATGCCCTGATCATGACGACCCGGATTGGCTTTGACCTTATCATTACAGACATCATGCTTCCACAGATGAGCGGTACCGAATTCTGCAAGATGATTAAAAACAAGCAGCCTGACCTTCCCATTATTATGCTGACTGCTTTGGGAACTATTGATGAAAAAATCGAAGGCTTTGATGCCGGAGCTGATGACTATATGGTGAAACCCTTTGAAATCAGAGAACTGTATGCCCGGATAAAAGCTGTATTGCTGAGGAAATCATCATTGCCTAAACACAGCGATACAAAGGATATCCTTCAATATCACCATCTGGTTATCCATCAGAACACCAACCGTGTATTCAGGGACGGAAAGGAAATCATCCTTACTCCCAAAGAATTCAAACTGCTTGTTTTCCTGATGAGCCATTCAGACAGGATCCTTACCCGTGAAGAAATTGCAGAAAATGTCTGGGGGAACCATTTTGATACCGGCACCAATTATATTGATGTGTACATTGCCTATCTGCGCAAGAAAATTGATAGGGATTTTGATGAAAAACTGATCCATACCAAACCCGGAGTCGGGTTTATTTTTACCCGTAACTTATGA
- a CDS encoding DUF445 domain-containing protein produces MNDEAKRKQLRKYKAFATGLFLLMAAVFIITTILQKSNTSHWIGYVRAFSEAAMVGALADWFAVTALFRHPLGLPIPHTNLIENSKQQLGDNLGGFVVNNFLSPANIRPYIQKLRISGFVGEWLGKEKNQGILIRNISDIVLDILNKLDDDTVSLFISDKVSEMTDDIKLNKIVGNGISYIIDKNDHQRLITSLSSQIKIYILENDEMIKDRVKKGSYTFIPAFVDNKIADKITSGLADFFGEIEEDPGHEIRNLITRKIQDFSVDLKEDPKWDQEFRSIKNDLLKPEKLNEYSRDIWASIKKTVTEELQHDDSALKKYISKNLDEFALNLKTNAALQDKIDDWVRVTAYKYILRNTHQFGNLISSTVGNWQGKELSEKLELEVGKDLQFIRVNGTLVGGLVGLIIYTIAHFFI; encoded by the coding sequence ATGAATGATGAAGCAAAAAGAAAACAGTTAAGAAAGTACAAAGCATTCGCCACGGGACTGTTCCTGCTGATGGCTGCTGTATTTATCATCACCACTATACTGCAGAAAAGCAATACCTCCCACTGGATCGGTTATGTTCGGGCGTTTTCTGAAGCAGCCATGGTTGGTGCGCTGGCAGACTGGTTTGCCGTAACCGCACTTTTCCGGCATCCTCTGGGGCTACCCATCCCGCATACCAACCTTATTGAAAACAGCAAACAGCAGCTGGGCGATAACCTGGGTGGTTTTGTCGTGAATAATTTCCTTTCACCGGCAAACATCCGTCCTTATATCCAGAAACTCAGGATATCCGGTTTTGTCGGTGAATGGCTGGGAAAAGAAAAAAACCAGGGGATTCTCATCAGAAATATATCAGACATCGTTCTGGATATCCTCAATAAACTGGATGACGATACGGTAAGCCTTTTTATCAGTGACAAGGTGTCTGAAATGACGGATGACATTAAGCTCAATAAAATTGTCGGCAACGGAATAAGCTATATCATAGACAAAAACGACCATCAGCGTCTTATTACCAGTCTTTCCTCGCAAATCAAAATTTACATCCTGGAAAATGATGAAATGATCAAAGACCGCGTCAAAAAAGGCAGCTACACTTTTATTCCGGCATTTGTCGACAATAAAATTGCAGATAAGATCACCAGCGGCCTGGCTGATTTTTTCGGAGAAATAGAGGAAGATCCGGGGCATGAGATCAGGAACCTGATTACCCGTAAGATCCAGGATTTTTCCGTGGACCTGAAGGAGGATCCTAAATGGGATCAAGAATTCAGAAGTATTAAGAACGACCTTCTGAAACCGGAAAAATTAAATGAATATTCCCGGGACATCTGGGCCTCCATCAAAAAAACAGTAACGGAAGAACTGCAGCATGATGATTCTGCCCTTAAGAAATATATTTCCAAAAACCTGGATGAATTCGCCCTGAATTTAAAAACCAACGCAGCACTTCAGGACAAAATTGATGACTGGGTGCGGGTAACAGCTTATAAATACATCCTTAGAAACACCCACCAGTTCGGCAACCTCATCAGTTCAACCGTGGGCAACTGGCAGGGAAAAGAGCTGAGCGAAAAGCTGGAACTGGAAGTCGGGAAAGACTTGCAGTTTATCAGGGTCAACGGAACACTTGTCGGCGGATTGGTAGGTTTGATCATTTATACGATTGCGCATTTTTTTATCTGA